One Hordeum vulgare subsp. vulgare chromosome 4H, MorexV3_pseudomolecules_assembly, whole genome shotgun sequence DNA window includes the following coding sequences:
- the LOC123447255 gene encoding nucleobase-ascorbate transporter LPE1, translating into MIAVETDETHARTRKRERPPATCINGGAPAFLPSPPSPAASLHCKLTPARPAPFAFPFSPRPAMSPVKAEDLVPHPCKEQFGGLDYCITSPPPWITTVVVAFQHYLVMLGTTVIIATILVPLMGGGHEEKAIVIQTILFLAGINTLLQVHFGTRLPAVMAGSYTYIYAAVAIIISPRYVLFIGAPFERFVYTMRSLQGALIIAGVFQAVIGFFGIWRVFIRFLSPLAAVPFVTLSALGLFYFAFPGVAKCIEIGLPALILLIIFSEYASHYFAKGSFVFGRCAVLVTVIIVWIFAEILTAAGAYDERNPVTQFSCRTDRSGLIHAAPWVRFPYPFQWGYPIFCAQDCFAMMAASFASLIESTGTLIAVSRYSGATFVPPSVFARGIGWQGISIILDGMCGTLTGTAASVENCGLLALTRVGSRRVIKISALFMIFFSLFGKFGAILASIPLPIFSALYCVLFAYSAAAGLCYLQYCNLNTLRTKFILCISLFLGLSIPQYFREFETFYGFGPAHTRSLAFNVIVNVIFSSPATVAAILAYLLDCTHLYWEPHVRRDRGWLWLEKFKSYRHDGRSEEFYALPYGMSKYFPSL; encoded by the exons ATGATTGCGGTAGAAACGGATGAAACGCACGCACGCACGAGGAAGCGGGAGAGACCACCGGCTACATGCATAAATGGAGGCGCGCCTGCGTTTCTTCCATCCCCACCATCACCGGCCGCTTCACTGCACTGCAAACTGACCCCGGCCCGGCCAGCCCCCTTCGCCTTCCCCTTCTCGCCCCGGCCGGCCATGTCGCCCGTCAAGGCCGAGGACCTGGTGCCGCACCCCTGCAAGGAGCAGTTCGGCGGCCTCGACTACTGCATCACCAGCCCGCCGCCATGGA TCACCACGGTGGTCGTGGCGTTCCAGCACTACCTGGTGATGCTCGGCACCACCGTCATCATCGCCACCATCCTCGTCCCCCTCATGGGCGGCGGCCAT GAGGAGAAGGCGATCGTGATCCAGACCATCCTCTTCCTCGCCGGGATCAACACGCTCCTGCAGGTGCACTTCGGCACGCGGCTCCCCGCCGTCATGGCAGGCTCCTACACCTACATCTACGCcgccgtcgccatcatcatcagccCGCGATACGTCCTCTTCATCGGAGCCCCCTTCGAG AGGTTCGTCTACACCATGCGGTCGCTCCAGGGCGCGCTCATCATCGCCGGCGTCTTCCAGGCCGTCATCGGCTTCTTCGGCATATGGAGGGTCTTCATAAG GTTCCTGAGCCCCCTCGCCGCTGTCCCCTTCGTCACGCTCTCCGCGCTCGGCCTCTTCTACTTCGCCTTCCCAGGG GTCGCCAAATGCATCGAGATCGGTCTCCCGGCGCTCATTCTGCTCATAATATTCTCAGAG TACGCATCCCATTACTTTGCCAAAGGGAGCTTCGTGTTCGGCCGATGCGCGGTGCTGGTGACGGTGATCATCGTGTGGATCTTTGCCGAGATACTGACGGCGGCCGGCGCGTACGACGAGAGGAACCCCGTGACGCAGTTCAGCTGCCGCACCGACCGCTCCGGCCTCATCCACGCGGCACCCTG GGTCAGGTTCCCTTACCCGTTCCAGTGGGGGTACCCCATCTTCTGCGCACAGGACTGCTTCGCGATGATGGCCGCTTCCTTCGCGTCTCTTATAGAG TCTACCGGCACCCTAATTGCCGTGTCAAGATACTCAGGCGCGACATTCGTCCCACCTTCAGTTTTCGCTCGTGGAATTGGTTGGCAG GGTATATCTATCATACTAGATGGGATGTGTGGCACGTTGACAGGCACAGCAGCTTCAGT TGAGAACTGCGGTCTACTGGCCTTGACGCGAGTTGGAAGCAGACGAGTCATCAAGATTTCAGCTTTGTTCATGATCTTCTTCTCGCTGTTTG GAAAATTCGGTGCAATCCTTGCATCTATCCCATTGCCAATTTTCTCTGCACTTTACTGCGTTCTCTTTGCTTATTCAG CTGCTGCAGGCCTCTGCTACCTTCAATACTGCAACCTTAACACCCTGAGAACCAAGTTCATACTCTGCATCTCCTTGTTCCTGGGACTATCCATACCGCAGTACTTCCGGGAGTTCGAGACATTCTACGGCTTTGGACCAGCTCACACACGTTCACTGGCG TTCAATGTCATTGTCAATGTGATATTCTCCTCGCCCGCGACTGTTGCTGCCATACTTGCCTACCTTCTGGACTGCACGCACCTCTACTGGGAACCCCATGTGAGGAGGGACAGGGGCTGGCTGTGGTTGGAGAAATTCAAGTCCTACAGGCATGATGGGAGAAGCGAGGAGTTCTACGCTCTGCCGTATGGTATGAGCAAGTACTTCCCCTCACTTTAG
- the LOC123451024 gene encoding oxalate oxidase 1-like has translation MAYSKTIACLLFTTLLLAPAIMATDPDPLQDFCVADLDDDDNKVRVNGYPCIPMSEAGDDFLFSSKLSKGGNTSTPNGSAVTRLDVTEFPGENTQGVSMNRVDFAPGGTNPPHVHPRATEIGLVMKGELLVGIIGSNESGNKLYSRVVRAGENFLIPRGLMHFQFNVGKTEAYMVVAFNSQNPGIVFVPLSLFGSNPPIPTPVLTRALRVDAEVVELLKSRFAGGSLQAS, from the coding sequence ATGGCCTACTCCAAAACCATAGCTTGCCTGTTGTTCACCACGCTGCTCCTTGCTCCGGCCATCATGGCCACCGACCCCGACCCTCTCCAGGACTTCTGCGTGGCCGAcctcgacgacgacgacaacaaggtccGGGTGAACGGGTACCCCTGCATACCCATGTCGGAGGCCGGCGATGACTTCCTCTTCTCGTCCAAGCTGTCCAAGGGCGGCAACACGTCCACCCCGAACGGCTCGGCCGTGACGAGGCTGGACGTGACCGAGTTCCCCGGCGAGAACACGCAGGGCGTGTCCATGAACCGCGTGGACTTCGCGCCGGGAGGCACCAACCCGCCGCACGTCCACCCGCGCGCCACCGAGATCGGCCTCGTCATGAAGGGCGAGCTCCTCGTGGGGATCATCGGCAGCAACGAGTCCGGCAACAAGCTCTACTCCAGGGTGGTGCGCGCCGGCGAGAACTTCCTCATCCCCCGCGGCCTCATGCACTTCCAGTTCAACGTCGGTAAGACGGAGGCCTACATGGTCGTCGCCTTCAACAGCCAGAACCCCGGCATCGTCTTCGTGCCGCTCTCGCTCTTCGGCTCCAATCCGCCTATCCCGACGCCGGTGCTCACCAGGGCGCTCCGGGTGGACGCCGAGGTCGTCGAACTTCTCAAGTCCAGGTTCGCCGGCGGGTCTCTCCAGGCCTCATAG